One genomic window of Micropterus dolomieu isolate WLL.071019.BEF.003 ecotype Adirondacks linkage group LG06, ASM2129224v1, whole genome shotgun sequence includes the following:
- the cactin gene encoding cactin — protein sequence MDSKSRRRSRSRSRSRSRDRRNRSRVSRSRSPEERSGRSRSADTKRTARGRGRSSSRDSSDGSPGPRRPQHRDRSGSRSGSESDRRRAPHRPRTRSRGRTSSSDSDDPKERGRRKEMENRGGTSRERRRGRSQHSPDSRDGSSDRERRRRRSPDRGSLVRDSHRRERDRERWKSNSKDRERVGDGDKSHERRKRSEEREQGRSVKSRERAEGDRGRQRSSSPESSDSSGSERGGRAVKEKEEKKKQKDVMKALETPEEKRARRLAKKEAKEKKRREKMGWSEEYMGYTNADNPFGDNNLLGTFKWQKALDKKGIGHLGEKELKERNKRIQEENRRELQKVKQLRLEREREKAMRETELEMLQREKEAEHFKTWAEQEDNFHLHQAKLRSKIRIRDGRAKPIDLLAKYISAEDDDLAVEMHEPYTFLNGLTVTDMDDLLEDIKVYMELEQGKNVDFWRDMTTITEDEISKLRKLEASGRGPGDRRDGINTAVSTDVQTVFKGKTYSQLQALHLNIETKIRAGGSNLDIGYWESLLQQVRVYMARARLRERHQDVLRQKLFKLKQEQGVESEPLFPIIKEELRSDEEDERAGEPTVTEEPGQASSSSTRNKNREAEEEAGPSTSTARNKDEDGGENSDKKDEEEKGEVVETVLTEEDLIQQSQAEYDSGRYSPSLLSSSELPLDSHTITPEEDTHRLQLARRQLQVTGDANESAEDAFVRRAREGMGNDEAQFSVEFPVTGKMYLWADKYRPRKPRFFNRVHTGFEWNKYNQTHYDFDNPPPKIVQGYKFNIFYPDLIDKRSTPQYFLEPSPDNKDFGILRFHAGPPYEDIAFKIVNREWEYSHRHGFRCQFANGIFQLWFHFKRYRYRR from the exons ATGGATTCGAAATCACGACGACGGTCCCGCTCCAGGTCCAGAAGTCGCAGCCGGGATCGGCGGAACAGGTCTAGAGTGAGCAGGTCTCGGTCTCCGGAGGAAAGGAGTGGCCGCAGTCGGTCCGCGGACACGAAAAGAACCGCGCGTGGACGGGGACGGTCGAGCAGCAGGGACTCCAGCGATGGCTCTCCTGGCCCACGTCGGCCTCAACACAGAGACCGTTCAGGTTCTAGGAGCGGTTCGGAGAGCGACAGGCGGCGAGCACCACACCGTCCTAGGACCAGGTCCCGGGGTCGAACATCAAG TTCTGATTCAGATGATCccaaagagagggggaggagaaaagaaatgGAGAACCGGGGTGGAACATCTCGAGAGAGGAGAAGGGGAAGGTCCCAGCACAGCCCAGACTCCCGTGATGGAAGCAGCGACAGagaaaggagaaggaggagaagtcCTGACAGGGGGAGTCTAGTCAGAGACAGCCACAGGAgggagcgagacagagagaggtggaagaGCAACAGCAAAGACAGGGAAAGAGTAGGGGACGGAGACAAGAGCCACGAGCGAAGGAAGAGGAGTGAAGAAAGGGAGCAGGGGAGGAGCGTGAAAAGCAGAGAGAGGGCCGAGGGAGACCGAGGGAGGCAGCGCTCTAGTTCACCTGAATCGTCTGATAGCTCAGGGTCTGAGCGTGGGGGCCGTGCAGtcaaagaaaaggaggagaagaaaaaacagaaggaTGTGATGAAAGCTCTGGAGACACCAGAGGAGAAGAGGGCCAGGAGACTGGCAAAGAAGGAAgcaaaggagaagaaaaggagagaaaagatgGGCTGGAGTGAAGAGTACATGGGATACACCAACGCAGACAATCCCTTCGGTGACAACAACTTATTAGGAACATTCAAATGGCAGAAG GCGTTGGATAAGAAAGGCATCGGCCATCTTGGTGAAAAAGAGCTTAAAGAAAGGAACAAACGTATTCAGGAGGAGAACCGCAGAGAGCTGCAGAAG GTAAAGCAGCTGCGTCTGGAGAGGGAGCGAGAAAAGGCCATGAGAGAGACGGAGCTGGAGATGCTGCAAAGGGAGAAGGAGGCAGAGCATTTCAAGACCTGGGCTGAACAGGAAGACAACTTCCATCTGCATCAGGCCAAACTAAG GTCAAAGATTAGAATCCGCGACGGTCGTGCAAAGCCTATTGACCTTTTGGCAAAGTACATCAGTGCAGAAGATGACGATCTTGCTGTGGAGATGCATGAGCCTTACACCTTTCTCAATGGGCTAACAGTCACCGACATGGATGACCTGCTGGAGGATATCAAG GTGTACATGGAGTTGGAGCAAGGGAAGAATGTGGACTTCTGGAGAGACATGACGACAATCACTGAAGACGAGATCAGCAAACTGAGAAAACTGGAGGCCTCTGGAAGAGGACCGG GTGATCGTCGTGACGGCATCAACACAGCCGTGAGCACTGATGTACAGACGGTGTTCAAAGGAAAGACATACAGCCAGTTGCAGGCGCTGCACCTGAACATTGAGACGAAAATTCGGGCCGGAGGATCCAATCTTGATATCGGATACTGGGAGAGCCTGCTGCAGCAAGTCCGAGTCTACATGGCCAGAGCAAG GCTAAGGGAGCGACACCAGGATGTTCTGCGTCAGAAACTGTTCAAGCTTAAACAGGAACAAGGAGTGGAAAGCGAGCCTTTGTTCCCCATCATCAAAGAGGAGCTGAGGAGCGACGAGGAGGA CGAGAGAGCAGGGGAACCAACAGTAACAGAGGAGCCTGGCCAGGCGTCATCCTCCTCCACACGAAATAAGAACAGAGAAGCAGAAGAGGAGGCAGGTCCGTCAACATCCACAGCAAGAAACAAAGACGAGGATGGAGGAGAAAACAGCGATAAGAAGGACGAAGAGGAGAAGGGCGAGGTGGTAGAGACTGTGTTGACGGAGGAGGACCTCATCCAACAGAGCCAGGCGGAGTACGACTCCGGCCGCTACAGTCCCTCGCTGCTCAGCTCCTCCGAGCTGCCGCTGGACTCGCACACGATCACGCCGGAAGAGGACACACACAGGCTGCAGTTGGCACGCAGACAGCTGCAAGTCACGG GCGACGCCAACGAGAGCGCCGAGGACGCCTTTGTACGTCGTGCCAGAGAAGGCATGGGCAACGATGAGGCTCAGTTCAGCGTGGAGTTTCCCGTCACGGGGAAGATGTACCTGTGGGCAGACAAATACCGTCCCAGGAAACCCCGCTTCTTCAACAGGGTCCACACGGGCTTCGAGTGGAACAAATACAACCAGACGCATTACGACTTCGACAACCCTCCGCCCAAGATCGTCCAGGGTTACAAGTTCAACATCTTCTACCCGGACCTGATAGACAAGCGCTCCACCCCGCAGTACTTCCTTGAGCCCAGTCCCGACAACAAGGACTTTGGGATTTTAAGGTTCCACGCGGGCCCGCCCTACGAGGACATTGCCTTTAAGATCGTGAACAGGGAGTGGGAGTACTCTCACAGACACGGCTTCCGTTGTCAGTTTGCCAACGGGATCTTCCAGCTGTGGTTCCACTTCAAGAGGTACCGCTACAGGAGATAG